The Lepidochelys kempii isolate rLepKem1 chromosome 25, rLepKem1.hap2, whole genome shotgun sequence genome contains a region encoding:
- the NWD1 gene encoding NACHT domain- and WD repeat-containing protein 1, producing the protein MATERETLLKAAYPEVQAFCQKHSLMFEVIDLRWGVCDIIDTDHMSTQLCLEEIESCQKLSVGPTFIGLLGDRYGHRPLPRLIEEKEFEALIAQLTGDPTATHLLTFWYWKDENAIPSVYVLQPITDHLPHCHPTANQAQHQENMEVWRSVERDLASALRLAAREAEKHGLISQEQRHRYDKSETEWEIEHALFRTQEIDLAVSIFLREVEGLDKHLLGGTSMQLLDTEDNGSLDNEAQQLLHSLKAKIANHYPQHLKVHTVPWNAHPGNLRYKGQTKYLKELCEQFITATNHQVLRSLRYRGKNSEEPEGLLQELSHHMMRCLENCRVFCGRQDLLDNILQSIRQNDDHIHTPLILYGPPGCGKTALMCKLSEQVRTLLGQETVVVIRQLGTSQLSSAIHSLLRDICFQVCLAFGLPPLPVQVTQACSDLILFFHNLLLTVSHFGVQSLVLFFDSVDQLISADGAHRLYWLPKDCPSKVHIVVSTSTAEHGILETLQEAMPEPEAYFEVGPLSREEGGKMLEVLLASVRRKLSPAQQTVLLHSFLEGGHPLLFKLAFNEARRWASYTLPSALMIATTAQEAMHHLCGRLEKLHGTVLVTNMLGYIASSRNGLSDAEMKDILSLDDEVLSEIYQHGSPPCKTILRFPPLLWARLRRDIGECLAERQADGFALLGLAHRQFTEVVQNRYLPAQDKTKRHLLLADFFRGTWSWGMKKSLKLPLLGKSLNADRKVAPQPLWFSDTVANRRKLSELPFHLLNAGRIEELKQDVLGNMNWITCKIIATGIQGIANDFAMCNEHINCPELRLMQETLLLLKPALDYIDGGVGVSIIYTEVLARLHFFMLSYPDLIGKLCQQCLSWLNVCPHPVLVPLCGFLQPPGGPLKMTITGFLKGVTVLELSSDHRVLVAGSQDGTMVVWIMEDIEVMHTLTGHSAEVRCVKVFGKGTSAVSAAMDYTLRIWNLVSGRQKFSIQDTHSGDQHLYQLHVDERNRIVYSASGAKVNAWHLETAEHIFQISGEAPDAWLCTEVFEPRQVVLTVSEGGMLSLWDSSTGELQSKHQLSGIQEEAPTCSILIQKQGKMIVGFSRGSLSMIFSDGNSLMKKLPGRVRFLVVSEDESLLAAGFGVYVRVFLANSKGFHRFMAEDLEHECVVHSAVFSPDNSIIVTCSQGESIQVWSLSEQGLLIDTLDGMGTPVTLLALCGHTLVSASHIAPYLKVWDLTYDRKHKTLAPVPDRTGCTAMSHDGNYVYFPQAGQRHQVIIWDSTKGAECDTLDTSAQVRCLEVAEQSKLLFAGLMSGTVLVFPLNSRQDVVCIPPPKSQKPINHMALSRQEEQLAIACDDLVLVLDVSPGEPCPVIDKPIYTFYTQIPAAVISSVAVLANYRVLYGMSSGDLFLYDCPHSKVFPLEMHRCKVTCLETSHGEQWALSGSEDSLQCLWDLELCQWEHEMCYYKTSFLKGIQCACFSKDDKYLYTGSFDHSITVWDVLSGALLAVQFVYTTASRIMPTADGFVATTRLGYIIRERFHCPQSISSQYNPLQNIKATCVVKSRKKEEANPREKHDRGKISRNQSRTNKLSQNCMIM; encoded by the exons ATggctacagagagagagaccctgctTAAGGCAGCATACCCCGAGGTCCAAGCCTTCTGTCAGAAGCACAGTTTAATGTTTGAA GTAATTGACCTGAGATGGGGTGTTTGCGACATTATAGACACTGATCACATGAGCACACAACTCTGTCTGGAGGAGATTGAATCCTGTCAAAAACTGTCAGTGGGTCCCACTTTTATC GGGCTGCTTGGTGATCGCTATGGACACCGGCCCCTCCCCCGACTTATTGAAGAGAAGGAGTTTGAGGCTCTGATTGCACAGCTGACAGGGGACCCCACCGCCACACATCTCCTGACATTTTGGTACTGGAAGGATGAGAACGCCATTCCTTCTGTGTATGTCCTGCAGCCAATTACTGACCacctgccccactgccaccccaCTGCCAACCAGGCTCAGCACCAGGAAAATATGGAGGTCTGGAGGAGCGTGGAGAGAGACTTGGCCTCAGCACTGCGCCTGGCAGCCCGGGAAGCAGAGAAACACGGACTCATCAGCCAAGAACAAAGGCATCGCTATGACAAATCAG AGACAGAGTGGGAGATTGAACATGCCCTCTTCAGGACCCAAGAGATCGACTTGGCTGTTTCCATATTCCTCAGAGAGGTTGAGGGCCTTGACAAACACCTGCTGGGAGGGACAAGCATGCAACTGCTGGATACAGAGGATAATGGCAGCCTGGACAATGAAGCCCAACAGCTGCTCCACAGCCTCAAGGCAAAAATTGCAAACCATTACCCCCAGCATCTCAAAGTGCACACAGTTCCATGGAATGCACACCCTGGGAACCTGCGATACAAGGGGCAAACCAAGTACCTGAAGGAGCTGTGTGAACAGTTCATCACTGCTACCAATCACCAGGTCCTGAGAAGCCTCCGATACCGAGGGAAGAACAGCGAGGAGCCAGAGGGGCTTTTGCAGGAGCTGAGCCACCACATGATGCGGTGCCTGGAGAATTGCAGAGTGTTCTGTGGGAGGCAAGACTTACTGGATAACATTCTACAAAGCATCAGACAGAATGATGACCACATCCACACACCCCTCATTCTCTATGGGCCTCCAGGCTGTGGAAAGACAGCCCTGATGTGCAAACTGTCTGAGCAGGTGCGAACTCTCCTGGGGCAGGAGACTGTGGTGGTAATTCGCCAGCTGGGGACATCCCAGCTCAGCTCTGCAATCCACAGCCTGCTGAGGGATAtttgtttccaggtgtgtttAGCATTTGGTTTGCCACCTCTTCCTGTACAGGTAACACAGGCTTGCAGTGATTTAATCCTGTTCTTTCACAACCTCCTCCTCACTGTCTCTCACTTTGGTGTACAGTCACTGGTGTTGTTCTTTGACTCTGTGGACCAGCTAATCTCTGCTGATGGTGCCCACAGACTATACTGGCTGCCAAAAGACTGCCCCTCAAAGGTTCACATTGTTGTCTCCACTTCCACAGCAGAGCATGGGATTCTGGAAACTCTCCAAGAGGCCATGCCTGAGCCCGAGGCCTACTTTGAAGTGGGTCCATTATCCAGAGAGGAAGGTGGGAAGATGTTGGAGGTGCTACTGGCATCAGTGAGACGGAAGCTGAGCCCAGCTCAGCAGACTGTTCTCCTGCACAGCTTCCTTGAGGGTGGGCACCCCCTGCTATTCAAGCTGgccttcaatgaggccaggagaTGGGCATCCTACACTCTGCCTTCAGCACTGATGATTGCTACCACAGCCCAAGAAGCCATGCACCATCTATGCGGGAGACTGGAAAAGCTGCATGGCACAGTCCTGGTGACAAACATGCTGGGGTATATTGCCTCCTCACG GAATGGGCTATCAGATGCAGAGATGAAGGACATCTTGTCCCTTGATGATGAGGTTCTCTCTGAGATTTACCAGCATGGCTCTCCTCCATGTAAAACCATCCTGCGCTTTCCTCCTCTGCTGTGGGCACGACTGCGCCGTGACATTGGAGAGTGCTTGGCAGAGAGGCAGGCAGACGGCTTTGCGCTTCTTGGCCTTGCTCACAG ACAATTTACTGAAGTGGTGCAGAATCGTTATCTACCAGCCCAAGACAAAACCAAGCGTCACTTGCTCCTGGCAGATTTCTTCAGGGGGACTTGGAGTTGGGGCATGAAGAAGTCCCTGAAACTGCCACTTCTTGGCAAATCGCTGAATGCTGACAGGAAG GTAGCACCTCAGCCACTCTGGTTCTCTGATACCGTTGCAAATCGGAGGAAGCTAAGCGAACTGCCTTTTCACTTACTCAACGCTGGGAGAATTGAGGAGCTAAAGCAAGATGTGCTGG GGAATATGAACTGGATCACCTGTAAAATCATTGCCACTGGAATTCAGGGCATTGCCAATGACTTTGCCATGTGCAATGAGCATATTAACTGCCCAGAGCTACGTCTTATGCAAGAAACCCTTCTCCTTTTGAAACCAGCACTTGACTATATAGATGGTGGTGTAG GAGTGAGTATTATATACACTGAGGTGCTGGCCAGGctgcattttttcatgctttcctATCCTGATCTAATTGGAAAGCTGTGCCAGCAGTGTCTGAGCTGGCTCAATGTCTGTCCCCATCCTGTTCTTGTCCCACTGTGTGGATTCCTCCAGCCACCTGGTGGGCCTCTTAAGATGACAATCACTGGATTTCTAAAAG GTGTGACAGTGCTGGAGCTCAGTTCTGATCACAGAGTGCTGGTGGCAGGATCTCAGGATGGCACGATGGTTGTGTGGATCATGGAGGATATTGAGGTGATGCACACCTTGACTGGGCACTCTG CTGAGGTGAGATGTGTGAAAGTGTTTGGAAAAGGTACTTCCGCTGTCTCAGCTGCCATGGATTACACTCTACGCATCTGGAATTTAGTCTCTGGCAGACAGAAGTTTTCCATTCAAGACACTCACTCTGGAGACCAGCATCTATATCAGCTTCATGTGGATGAAAGGAACAGGATTGTGTATTCAGCATCAGGTGCAAAG GTTAATGCCTGGCACCTGGAAACAGCGGAACATATTTTCCAGATTTCTGGTGAGGCCCCAGATGCGTGGCTGTGCACTGAAGTGTTTGAACCAAGGCAGGTGGTTTTGACTGTGTCTGAAGGAGGAATGCTGAGTCTGTGGGACAGCAGCACGGGAGAGCTCCAGTCTAAGCACCAGCTATCAGGGATACAGGAAGAAGCACCAACTTGCAGCATTCTGATCCAGAAGCAAGGAAAGATGATAGTAGGATTTAGCAGGGGTTCCCTCTCCATG ATCTTCTCTGATGGAAACAGCTTAATGAAGAAACTTCCAGGAAGGGTTCGCTTTCTAGTAGTGTCAGAAGATGAGTCCCTTCTTGCTGCAG GCTTTGGGGTGTATGTGCGAGTGTTCCTGGCCAACTCAAAGGGATTCCACAGGTTCATGGCAGAAGACCTGGAACATGAGTGTGTGGTGCACTCAGCTGTTTTCTCTCCTGACAACAGCATCATTGTCACATGCTCTCAGGGTGAATCTATCCAG GTGTGGAGTTTATCAGAGCAGGGTTTGCTGATAGACACTTTGGATGGCATGGGAACACCAGTGACTCTCTTAGCCCTATGTGGCCACACATTGGTATCTGCCTCCCATATTGCACCATATCTCAAAGTTTGGGACCTCACTTATGATCGTAAGCACAAAACCTTAGCACCAGTCCCAGATCGCACAGGGTGCACTGCAATGTCCCATGATGGGAACTATGTCTACTTCCCTCAAGCCGGACAGAGACATCAAGTCATCATCTGGGACTCCACTAAAG GTGCAGAGTGTGACACACTGGACACCTCTGCCCAAGTGAGGTGTCTAGAGGTGGCTGAGCAGAGCAAGCTCCTTTTCGCTGGGCTGATGTCTGGAACGGTCCTTGTGTTTCCACTTAATTCCAGGCAGGATGTGGTGTGCATCCCACCCCCGAAGTCACAGAAACCAATCAACCACATGGCACTCAGCAGGCAGGAAGAGCAGCTAGCTATAGCATGTGACGACTTAGTTCTTGTGCTGGATGTTAGCCCTGGAGAGCCATGCCCTGTGATTGACAAGCCCATTTATACCTTTTATACTCAGATCCCTGCTGCTGTGATTTCCAGTGTGGCTGTCCTTGCAAACTACCGGGTCCTCTATGGCATGTCAAGTGGGGACTTGTTCCTTTACGACTGCCCTCATTCCAAAGTGTTTCCTTTGGAAATGCACAGATGCAAAGTCACCTGCTTAGAAACCAGCCATGGAGAGCAATGGGCACTAAGTGGCTCTGAAGATTCTCTGCAGTGTCTCTGGGACTTGGAGCTCTGCCAGTGGGAACATGAAATGTGTTATTATAAG ACTTCCTTCTTGAAAGGTATTCAGTGCGCTTGCTTCTCGAAAGATGATAAGTACTTGTACACTGGGTCATTCGATCACTCCATTACTGTTTGGGATGTTTTAAGTG GTGCCCTGTTGGCTGTTCAATTTGTGTATACAACTGCTAGCAGAATCATGCCAACTGCAGATGGGTTCGTTGCAACAACAAGACTCGGCTACATAATTCGTGAGAGGTTCCACTGCCCACAATCCATAAGCTCACAGTATAATCCACTCCAGAACATCAAGGCAACATGTGTAGTAAAATCCAGAAAGAAAGAGGAGGCAAACCCAAGAGAGAAACATGACAGAGGAAAAATCTCCAGAAACCAGAGTCGAACCAATAAACTCTCTCAAAACTGTATGATCATGTAA
- the LOC140903149 gene encoding tetraspanin-33-like — protein MRTKQLIKYTLFVSCYLFWVASGLMVAVGIYAKLSKEASAVDSLLTDPSLILLTVGILMFGITFVGCTGALRDLPVLLKIFAWILLISLILQIVAAVLGFLFSGMVLEKAAFLMGKAISGYRNDLDLQNLIDYIQKKFECCGVHSYKDWSQNIYFECQDSNPSLERCAVPFSCCIQKDKKAAITSVLNSMCGYGTQNLRSWKAESLIYTEGCLEKIVGWGQRNLLLVAGLAIGLFFLEILVFSMAVMLIYQIDLIIQKRKSTRRRGPEK, from the exons ATGAGAACAAAACAGCTCATCAAATACACTTTGTTTGTCTCCTGTTACCTTTTCTGG GTGGCCAGTGGGCTCATGGTGGCAGTTGGTATTTATGCCAAACTCTCTAAGGAAGCAA GTGCTGTGGATTCGCTCCTCACTGATCCCTCGCTGATCTTGCTCACAGTGGGGATCCTAATGTTTGGCATCACCTTTGTGGGGTGTACAGGAGCCTTGCGTGACCTGCCTGTGCTGCTGAAAATT tttgcttggaTTTTACTGATCAGTCTCATTCTCCAGATCGTGGCTGCTGTCCTGGGATTTCTCTTCTCTGGCATG GTGTTGGAGAAAGCAGCATTTCTGATGGGAAAAGCTATCTCTGGTTATAGGAATGACCTAGATTTACAGAACCTTATTGATTATATACAGAAAAAG TTCGAGTGCTGTGGGGTGCATTCCTACAAGGACTGGTCTCAGAATATTTACTTTGAGTGCCAAGACTCTAACCCCAGTCTGGAACGCTGTGCTGTGCCTTTCTCCTGCTGCATCCAGAAGGATAAAAAGGCAGCCATTACT AGTGTTCTCAACAGCATGTGTGGCTATGGGACCCAGAACCTGAGATCATGGAAAGCAGAAAGTCTGATATACACTGAGGGCTGCTTGGAAAAGATTGTTGGCTGGGGGCAGAGAAACCTGCTGCTTGTTGCAGGGCTAGCAATAGGACTGTTTTTCTTGGAG ATTCTCGTGTTTTCCATGGCCGTGATGCTCATTTACCAGATCGACCTGATCATACAGAAACGGAAAAGCACAAGGAGGAGAGGCCCCGAGAAATAA